The genomic stretch CCTACGGCTTTTCATGGAGGAGGTTCTCTCGGAAGTGCGAACGCTCGACATCCACCGAGAGGACTCCTTCCGTAGATTGGTCCCGCTACTCCCATCGGGTCCGTAAAGGGATCGCCGATGACGAACCCTGGTTCAGGTCGCCGGTAGTCATCCGCCGACGTTGTCGTCATGGCGACATGAAGCAAAGAGCGCCGCGCCGTTGAATCGAAGGAGGGATTGAGCCATGACGAGTTGAATCCTGTCTCTTCTCCGACGTTCTTCGAGAACTCTCCGCATGCCCCCCTCCACAAAACTCCTGCTCCTGCCGCTCCTCTCGATGTTCGCCTGCGCTCCGACGGAGGGACCGCCGGACGGTGAAGCCCAGACGGGTGAGGCGGCCCAGGCGGCCGTGACGCCGCTGCGCTCGAAGGCGCTCGGGCGCATGCGGAACGCGGCGAAGTACTTCCACGACAACGTCGCGCGGCGAGGCGGCTACGCGTGGCACCACAACGCCAGCAACCTGAGCGAGCGCTGGGGGGACATCCAGCTCGACGAAGAGCAGATCATGATTCAGTCCCCGGGCACGTCGGACGTCGCCATCGCCTTCGTCGAGGCGGCGCTCGCCGACCCCGCCACGCCCGCGCTCAAGACCTACGCCCTGGACACGGCGATGGCGCTGCGCCACGGACAGGTGAAGTCGGGAGGCTGGCGCCTCTATGCGGACTTCAAGCCGACGCCGACGCTGCGGGCCTGTTACCTCAACACCACCGCCAGCTGTGGCTGCGGCGGCTGCACCACCACCGCCTACGATGACCAGGTCACCCAGAACGCGCTCATCGCGATGATGCGCGTGGACCAGCTCCTCGGGTTCGCGAACGCGGACATCTCCAGCGCCTCGGCGTACGCCCGCGCGCGGATGGAGACCTCGCAGTACCCCACGCACGGCGGCTTCCCGCAGGGGTTCTCCGCCCCCGTCGCCGCCCGGCCCGCGCTGGTGGCCAGCTACCCTCCGTCCATCGGGACCTCGTGCGGTCTGGCCCAGTGTCACGCGAACGCGTACACCACCGAGTACTGGGATGACCCGACGCTGAACGACAACCTGGCGACGGCCTTCGTCGAGATGCTGTACTGGGCCCAGGAGCTCTACCCCGCTCGGGCCGCGACGTATCAATCCATGCGCGCCGCCTTCGGCGACTTCCTGCGCCGCGCGCAGATGCCCCAGCCCCAGCCCGCCTGGGCGCAGCAGTACGACGGCCAGATGCAGCCCCGCTGGGCGCGCAGCTGGGAGGCTCCCGCCATCGCCGGACAGGAGAGCCAGGACGTCATGTGGGCCCTGCTCCGCCTCTACCAGTTGGACCCGAGCGTCTCCGCGAACCGCGACGCCGTCGCCACCGCCCTCGCCTATCTGGAGACAGTCGACTTCGCGAACGACACGCTCATCCACCGCTACATCGAGCTCGACGACACGGCCCCGTCGAACATCGGCTTCTACACGGTGAAGGCCGGCGGCTACCCGGTCCGCTTCTCCTCCGCGCCGCCCACCTACCAGAACTACGCCTGGGAGGTCCCCTCGCAGCTCGCCGCCCTCCGCGCCGAGTACGTCCGGCTGGCGAGTGACACCACCGCGATGAAGCGCTCCTGCCAGCAGCTGCGTTACGACACGGCGCAGGCCGTCGACGCCGCGGTCAACAACGAGAAGTGGCTCACGACCTACAGCCCGGGCGGACCTCGCAGCGGCGCCACGCCCGGCGACTACCTCGACACGAGCACCTTCGTGCGGAACCTGCGCACCCTCGCGGAGTTCGTCACGCGCACCACCACCGACTGCACCGCGTGGAATTACTGATGCATCCCTGATACCACGCTGGGGCCTCGGATTCTGGGCCCTGCCGGAATATTTCCGGCCCCGGAAACTTCACTGGACGCCGTCCATCCATGAGCACCCTCCAGGGCCGGTCCCCTCCAATGCGCGCTTTCTCATCGATGCCGTCGTGGCAAAGTGTCCTGCCGTGCCTGCTGTTCGTCCTGCCGACACCAGGAGCCTGGGCTGCACAGCGCAAACCGGGCGAAGTGGTCATCGAGCGCGGCAGCGTCGAACTCGAGCCGGGCAAGCGCATCGCGTACGAGATGGGCTCGCTCTACGTCCCGGAGAACCGAAAGAAGCCGGACAGCCGGCTCATCGAAGTGGGGTTCGCCCGCATCAAGGCGGCCAAACCCACGGGGGCTCCACCCGTGTTCTGGCTGCCGGGAGGACCGGGCCTGAGCGTGCTCGGCTCGCTCACCGACAACGACCCGGCCACCCGGGGGAAGGCACGCCTGTGGGCGAACTTCAGTGAGCGGAGCGCCGACGTGGTGGTCCTCGAACAGCGCGGCTACACCCGGCGTGGGGAGATGCTCGAGTCGACGAGCGACGCACTTCCCCTGGAGCAGCCAGGGTCCATCCACGCGGAGGCCCAGGCCATGCGCGCGTTGGCGAAGCGGGCCGTCGCCGAGCACTCCGGCAAGGACCTGTCTGGGTACAACGTCGGTGAGCTCGCCGCGGACGTGGACGCCCTGCGGCGCGCGCTCGGCTACAAGAAGATCAGCCTGTTCGGCGGCAGCTTCGGCTCTCAGTGGAGTCTCGCGGTGATTCGGCTGCACCCGGACATCGTCGCGCGCGCCGTGTTGTCCGGCGTGGAGCCCTTGAACAACGCCTTCGACATGCCCTCGCACGCCTTCGCCGCGCTCCAGCGAATCGCCTACGACGCGGACCAGGATGCCGGGCTCGCGCCGTACCGCCCCGCGGGCGGGCTGATGGAGGCGGTGCGCACGCTGCGCAAACGCTTCGCCCAGGAGCCGGTGCGCGTGGAGGTGCGCGACGCGGCGGGGAAGTCCCAGACGGTGGTGCTGGGACTCGAGGACCTGCAGCTCGCGCTGCTCTCCCATACGACGGAGGGCGAGCAATGGCCGGCCTTCATCCTCTCGCTGTACCACGGGCACTACGAGGCGTGGGCACGCGAGGTCATCGAGCAGCGCGCCGCGAGCAAGAACAAGCTCATCGGCCCGCTCATCGACAGCAGCCTGCGCACCACCGCCGAGCGTGAGCACCAGCTGCGCACCGACCCCGCCGTCGAGTTCCTGGGTGCGTGGAACTTCGAGGCGAACTTCGCCTCGGCGGACGACTGGCCCACCCAGGACATCGGCGACGAGGTGCGAAAGCCCATCGCGAGCCCCGTTCCCGTCCTGTTCGTGCACGGCGACTGGGACACCTCGACGCCCATCGAGAACACGCTGGGCCTCCTGCCGTACTTCCCCAACGGCCACGCCATCCTCACCCACCGAGGCGGCCACGACGGCGCCTTCTACCTCCTGCGGAGCGAGGAGGCCGCGAGCCAGGCCGTGTATGAGTTCCTCAAGACGGGGAAGATGACGGGCCTTCCGCACCACGTGACGCTGCCGCTGCCCAAGTTCCCGCTGCCCGCGTTCCCGCCTCCCGCGGGCGCGAAAGCGGGCACGGCGACCCAACGCCCCTGAGTAGAATGGGTTGATGCCGTCCGCCCTCCCCCCGGCCCTCGCGTCGCGAGCCCGGCGCAACTCGCAGAACCCCCAGCTCACCCGCGAGCGGCTGGAGCGATTCGAAGCGGGGCTTCCCCAACCCCTGCCCTCGGACTTCCGTGACGTGCTGGTCGCGTACAACGGCCTCTTCCTGGACCCTTGCGCGACGGGGCTCCGGGACGCGCTCGGGGACGAGGTGCACATCGACGAGCTGCTCGGGCTGCATGACCACGACTGGACTCCGCTCCGGCTCGGGGGCACGGACATCCCCATGGACATCCTGGTCTTCACGCAGCAGCGCGGCAGCGTCAACCGCTTCGGCCTGCAGGTCGACGACCGGCCCGACTCACCTCGGGGAACCGTCTGGTTCTTCGACATCAACGCGGAGACCGAGACCTCGGACCTCTACGTGCCGAGCGTCTGCGCGGCGTCCTTCGGTGAGTTCCTCGCCCGGCTCGTGCCCCTGCCCGAGGAGCCGCGCTTCTTCACCCCGCCCCTTAAGGAGTCGCTCCCTGCCGAATCGCTGGAGAAACTTCCAGCGGACGCCCCCACGCCACAAAGGCCCCTCGTGCTGGCCGGACATGGGCACGCCGTGGAGGCCGCGCGGCTGGACATCCGCGTCACCACGCTGCTCCGCGACGAGGGCACTCCCAGCTACCGCTATCAGCCGGACCGGGCCACTGCGCGGTACGACCTGGAGCTTCGCGTCGACTCGACCTCCGACGAAGACGGACAGCCGGCGCCGTACGCCGCTGCGATGCCGGTCACCGAGGCGAACCAGGGGCGACACCCGACGCTCGCGGAGTGGCCCGGGCTCGTCGTGGGACAGGAGGAGCCCTGGGATGCGTGGTTCGGCACGGACGCCCCCTCGCTGGGAGGCAACCGGCTGACGGTGCTGGAGCGCTCCGGCGCGGACCTGACGGTGCGCTGGGAGGCGCGCTATTCACAGGGGGGCCATGACCTCCCCTTCCTCTTCGAGGGACAGGTCCGCATCGAGGGAATCCGCTTCGACGTGGCGTCCCCCGAGGACATCGACCGCGTGCTGGCCTCCGCGTTCGGAGGCAGGCACCGGGCCGACGAATGGACCCGCATCGTCGGCGAACAGAGGGACCGGGGCCCACGCGCCCCCGAGGAAGGCCGCTACGTCTTCCCCGTCAGGCTCATCCCTCGCTGACGCGCACCACGAGCTTGCCGACGTTCTTCCCCTGGAGCATCCCGATGAACGCCCCAGGTGCGTTCTCCAGTCCGTCGACCGTGTCCTCGAGCAGCTTCACGCGGCCCTCGGCCACCCACGCCTCCATGTCCCGGCGGAAGGCGTCGTAACGCGGGCCGTAGTGGTCGAGGATGATGAGGCCCTGCGCGCGGATGCGCTTCGTCTGGAAGACGGACATCACCATCGGCAACAGGTTCGGACCGGGCGGCGGCGCCTCCTCGTTGTAGCTCGCGATGGTCCCGCACAGCGGCACGCGCGCGTGGTGGTTGAGCAGCGGCACCACCGCCTCGAACACCGCACCGCCCACGTTCTCGAAGTAGACGTCGATGCCACGCGGGCAGGCGGCGGCCAGACGCTCGGCCAGCTTCGGCTCGCGCCGGTCCAGGCACACGTCGAACCCCAGCTGCTCCACGGCGTAGCGGCACTTGTCCGCGCCGCCCGCGATGCCCACCACCCGCGCGCCCTTCAACTTCGCGACCTGCCCCACCACCGCGCCCACCGCCCCCGTCGCCGCGGCCACCACCACCGTCTCCCCCGCCTTGGGCTCGCCGATGTCGAGCAGCCCCACGTGCGCGGTGAACCCGGGCATGCCGAGCACCCCGAGCGCCAGCGACGGCTGCTTCATCGCTCCCAGCGCCACCAGGTCCTGCCCATCCGACAGCGCATGGCCCTGCCAGCCCGCGTTGCCGAGCACCAGCTCGCCGACACGGAACCTGGGATTGCGCGAGGCGACGACGCGATTGACGGTGCCGCCCACCATCGGCGCGCCCACCGCGACCGAGGCATCGGCATACGCCGGAGGGATTTCATTCATCATCGGGCGCATGTACGGGTCGAGCGACAGGTACAGGGTGCGCAGCAACACCTGTCCTTCGCCCGGCGTGGGGACGGCCGTCTCCTCGATGCGGAAGTGGCTGGGCGTCGGAAGCCCACGCGGACGCGCGGCGAGGACGACTCGACGGTTGCGGACATCGCTCTGACTCATGGCTGCGGACTCCTGGGGTGTGGCGGGGAAGACTTCGACGCGCACGAGCCCACGCCGCGGCGAGCACCGCGCGGACCGGCCGACGAGGTGAAGAGACCTAGGTGATGCCCAGCCGCCGCCGCGTGTCGGCCATCGCCGTGTCGAGCGGTGTCCGGTCGCGGGAGATCTTCGCGAGCAGCCCCGCGCCGAGCCACGTCTGGTACAGCGAGAGCGCCAGCGCCCGCGTGGGCTCCGGCGCCGACAGCGAGCCGTCCTCGCGCCCCGCGTCGAGACAGCGCTCCAGCCGGTCGATGACGCCCTTCGTGCCGCGCTCCAACGCCGCGCGCATGCTCTCGGACAAGTCACAGACCTCCGCGCCGAGCTTCACGACGAGGCAGCGGCTCGTGGCCGACGCGTCCGTCTGTGACACGAGCCAGTCCTGGAAGTACGCCATCAGCCGCTGCGCGGACGAACCCGGCGCCGCCAGCAGCGCCTCCATCCGCGACTGGTAGTCGGCGAAGTACGCGTCGAGCACCGCTTCGCCGAACGCCTCCTTGGAGCCGAAGTAGTAATAGAACGAACCCTTGGGCACCCTCGCCGCCGCCAGCACCTCGGCCAACCCCACCGCGGTGAAGCCCTTGCTCACCAGCAACGGATGCGCCGCGTCCAGGATGTGCCGCCGGACGTCCTGTGAGGCCCCGCTCGCGCTCATGCGCCCATGGCTAACGGCCAGTAGACCGGTCGTCTAGTCGTTCTTTCGTAGGGCAGGCAGCCACGAGGAGAGGCGCCAAGGGCTTGCGCTGACCGGATGACCGGATTACATATCCGGTCAATGAGTTCTGACCCACGCACCGCCATCCTCAACGCCGCCGGAGAGGTCTTCGGCCGCTACGGCTTCAAGAAGGCCTCGGTGGAGGACATCGCCAAGCGCGCCGGGGTGGGCAAGGGCAGCATCTACCTGCACTTCGAGAACAAGGAGGCGCTCTTCGAGGCCTGCGCCCAGCAGGAGGTCGCCGCCAGCCTGTCCGAGCTCCGGGCGCGGCTGCGCGACGCGAAGACGCCCGTGGAGCAGCTGCGCGTCTACATCCGCTGCCGGATGGAGCAGAACACCCGCTCCCCCACGGGCCAGCGCATCGAGATGGCCACCCTGCTCGAGCTCGGCGAGGCGGCCGCCCACATGATTCCCAAGATGATGGATGACGAGACCAGCGTCCTGGCGGCGCTCATCGAGAACGGTGTCATCCAGGGCGCGTTCCACTTGAACAACTCACGAGAGGTGGCCCGGGGCATGGTCGAGCTCATCACGTGCCTGGGCCCCTGGATGATGACCTCCGAGCCGGACGAGCAGTCCCAGAAGGCCCTCGACGCCTCCTTCGAGGTCTTCATCCGCGGCCTCACCGTCCCCCCGCTCCCCACCAGCTGAAGCCCTCCCACAGCGCCCCCCTGCCCTCGGGCGGAGTGGGCTTTCGCACGTCCACGACTGACCAGAAAACCAATCCAGTCACTCAGTGCCGGATTCCAGGGCCTCCCAGGCCCCTCGACGAGGAAAGAAGCGATGACGAAGACGACCTTGAAGGCAGCGGTGGTGGTGGCGGCGGTGGTGGCTGGAGCGGCGTGCGGTGGGGGCAAGGCCACGCCTCCGGCGGCCTCCGCGCAGGTGGTGCAGAAGCCCGTGGGCGTGCGCGCCGTGGCGCCCGCGCCGAAGCTGGAGGCGAGCGTCCTGCAGGCCACCGGCAACGTGCGCGCCCGACAGGAGGCGACGCTGAGCGCGGAGGGCACCGGCCCCCTGACCCGCATCGCGGTGGACGTGGGCGACCCGGTGAAGAAGGGCCAGGTGCTCGCGCAGCTCGACGCCACCAACGCGCGCCTCGCCGTCAATCAAGCGAAGGCCTCGCGGGCCGCGGCGGACGCGGCGATGGAGGGCGCGAAGACGGAGGTGGAGCGCGCGCGGACGCTGGCGCAGTCCGGCAGCCTGGCGAAGGCCTCGCTCGACAAGGCGGAGGTCGGCTACCGACAGGCCCAGGCGCAGGCGGAGCAGACCGCCGCGGCGCTCGCCACCGCGCAGGAGGCGCTGCGCGACGCCACGCTCACCGCGCCGTTCGACGGCGTCATCACCAGCCGCTCGCGCAACGAGGGCGACTACGTGACGCCGGGCACGGCCATCTTCGGGCTCGTCAACCCGCACGCGCTCGAGGTGCGCGCGCCGGTGCCCGAGGCCCTGGTGGACCGCGTGAAGGTGGGCACCCTGGTGAAGGGCGCGCTCAACCCGTCCGGCGCGCCGTTCGAGGCGAAGGTGCGCAGCCTGGGCGCCGTCATCGACCCGCAGACGCGCACCGTGGAGGTGCTCGCGGACGTGGTGCCCTCGAAGGGCGAGGGCCCCACGCTGCGCGCGGGCGCGCTGGTGGAGCTCGACTTCTCCGGCACGCTCGCCACCGACGAGGCGCCGGGACAGGCGGGGTTGTTCCTCCCCTCGCAGGCCGTCAACGCGCGCGGTCAGCAGGGCTTCGTCTGGGTGGTGCAGGACGGCAAGGCCCAGCGCCGCGACGTCAAGGTGGAGCGCGTGCTGCCCGGCTACGTGCGCGTGGTGCAGGGCCTGGGCATCCAGGAGCGCGTCGTCGCGGACGCGAGCCTGCCCCTGCAGAACGGCACCGCGCTCCAGGTCGTCCAGTAGCGCTCCTCTTCCCTCCCCTCTTCACCGCTCGCCACTGCCATGCTCAAGACCTTCATCAAACACTCCGTCTTCACCGTCATGCTGATGGCGGCGGTCGTCGTCTTCGGCCTGTACGCCTATCCACGCATCGGCGTGGACCAGTACCCCAACGTCGACATCCCGTACGTCACCATCACCACGCTGCTGCCCGGCGCGGACCCGGCGTCCATCGAGGAGAACGTCTCCAAGCCGCTGGAGGAGGGGCTCAACACGCTCAACGGCGTGGACGAGCTCAACTCCATCAACCTGGAGAGCGTCAGTCAGATCACCATCGGCTTCAAGCTGGGCACCAACGTGGACGTCGCGGCCCAGGACGTGAGGGACCGCGTGCAGGCCACGCTGCGCTCGCTGCCCGCCGGCATCGAGACGCCCGTGGTCGAGAAGTTCGACATCGGCGCGGCGCCCATCCTCACCCTGTCGCTCACCGGCGCGCTGCCCGTGGAGGAGCTGACGCGGGTGGCGGAGGACGTGGTGAAGCCCGCGCTCCAGAGCCAGGCGGGCGTGGGCAGCATCGACGTCGTCGGTGGCCGCGAGCGCGAAATCCAGGTGGTGGTCGACCCGCAGCGGCTGCGCGGCTACGGCCTGGCCGTGGGCGACGTGAGCCAGGCGCTGGCGGCGCAGAGCGTGGACCTGCCCGGTGGCCGCGCCACGCAGGGCGGCCGTGAGCGCATCGTCCGGCTGACGGCCGAGGCGCAGAGCGTGGAGGAGCTGGGCAACATCATCATCGCCAGCCCCAACGGCACCCCGGTGCGCGTGCGCGACGTGGCGGCGGTGGTGGACGGGGCCCAGGAGGCGCGGGGCCTGGCCCGCTCGGACACCGGCTCCGCGCTGGCGCTGGTGGTGCGCAAGCAGTCGGGCGCCAACACCGTGCAGGTGGCCGAGAGCGTCAAGGAGTCGCTCGCCGAGCTGAACGCCTCGCTGCCCCAGGGCGTGGACGTCAAGACCATCAGCGACAACTCCACCAACATCCGCTCGTCCATCAGCGCGGTGCAGTTCGACATGCTGCTGGGCGGCGCGCTGTCGGTGCTCATCGTGCTGGTGTTCCTGCGCAACCTGCGCTCCACGTTGGTGTCCGCCATCGCGCTGCCGGTGAGCGTCATCGGCACCTTCGCGGTGATGGCGATGCTCGGCTTCACCTTCAACATCATCACCATGCTGGCGCTGACGCTCTCCATCGGCCTGCTCATCGACGACGCCATCGTGGTCATCGAGAACATCGTCCGGCACCTGGAGGAGGGCAAGACGCCCATGCAGGCGGCGCTGGAGGGCACCCAGCAGATCGTCGTCGCGGTGCTCGCGGTGACGCTCGCCATCGTCGCGGTGTTCGTCCCCGTGGCCTTCATGGAGGGGATGATTGGCCAGTTCTTCTACCAGTTCGGCGTCACGGTGGCGGTGGCGGTGCTCATCTCCTACGCGGTGTCGATGACGCTCACACCCATGCTCTCCAGCCGCCTGCTCAAGGGCCACTCGCACGGCCCCACCAACAAGGTGAGCGCGGCCATCGAGCGCGTGCTGGTGGGCATGGAGAACGGCTACCGCCGTATCCTGGAGGGCGTGCTGCGTCGGCGCGGGCTGACGCTCGTCGCGGCCGTGGGCGTGCTCGTGCTGACGCTGGGCATGGCGAGCTTCCTCAAGTTCACCTTCATCCCGCCCGCCGACAACGGCGCCGTCAAGGTGACGCTGGAGCTGCCCGTGGGCGCCACGCTCGAGGACACCGAGCGGGAGCTCAATCACGTCGCCGCGCAGGTGCGCACGCTGGAGGGCGTGAAGGAGACCTTCAGCACGGCGGGCGGCGGCACGCTCGAGGAGGTGCACAAGGGCGAGGTGCTGGTGAACCTGGTGCCGCGCAAGGAGCGGGCCTTCGACCAGGAGACCTTCAAGGTCCGCCTGCGCGAGGCGCTGCCCGGGCGGTCCGGCGTGCTGACCTCCGTGCAGGACGTCTCCGACATCGGCGGTGGCAGCCGCAACCAGGAGGTGCAGTTCATGCTGCGCGGCACCGACTGGCAGCAGCTCGTCGCCTCCAGCGAGAAGCTGGTCGCCACGATGAAGACGAACCCGAACTTCACGGACGTGGACTCGACGTACCGCAGCGGCAAGCCCCAGTTCGACGTGAAGATCAACCGGGAGCGCGCCGCGCAGCTCGGCGTGCCGGCCGCCCAGGTGGGACAGGCGCTGCGCGCCTATCTGGGCCGCGACGAGTTCATGACCTACCGCGAGGGCGGTGAGACGTACGACGTGAAGCTGCGTCTGCCCGAGGCCACGCTCGCCTCCGAGGAGGCGCTGGGGCAGCTCACCGTGCGCACCTCCGGCGAACAGCTGGTGGAGCTGCGCAACGTGGCGGACATCATCCCGTCCGAGGGCCCGGTGCAGATCGACCGGCAGAACCAGAAGCGGCAGATCACCCTGCTCGCGAACCTGGCCCCGGGCTACTCCCTGGGCGAGGCCATGACCTACCTCACCGCGCAGGCCGAAGAGACGCTCCCCGCGGGCGTCGAGGCGAACTTCGCCGGCAACGCGAAGGAGATGGGCAAGACGGCCGCCGCCTTCGGCATGGCGCTGGGGCTGGGCATCCTGCTGCTCTACATGATCCTGGCGGCGCAGTTCGGCAGCTACATCCACCCCTTCACCATCATGCTGTCGCTGCCCTTCGCGCTCATCGGCGCCATCGCGGCGCTCCTGTTGTCGGGCAGCGCGCTGTCCATGTTCGCCCTCATCGGCGTCATCATGCTGATGGGCCTGGTGGTGAAGAACGGCATCCTGCTGGTCGACTTCACCCAGCAGCTGCGCGAGTCCGGAAAGAGCGC from Myxococcus guangdongensis encodes the following:
- a CDS encoding SMI1/KNR4 family protein, with the protein product MPSALPPALASRARRNSQNPQLTRERLERFEAGLPQPLPSDFRDVLVAYNGLFLDPCATGLRDALGDEVHIDELLGLHDHDWTPLRLGGTDIPMDILVFTQQRGSVNRFGLQVDDRPDSPRGTVWFFDINAETETSDLYVPSVCAASFGEFLARLVPLPEEPRFFTPPLKESLPAESLEKLPADAPTPQRPLVLAGHGHAVEAARLDIRVTTLLRDEGTPSYRYQPDRATARYDLELRVDSTSDEDGQPAPYAAAMPVTEANQGRHPTLAEWPGLVVGQEEPWDAWFGTDAPSLGGNRLTVLERSGADLTVRWEARYSQGGHDLPFLFEGQVRIEGIRFDVASPEDIDRVLASAFGGRHRADEWTRIVGEQRDRGPRAPEEGRYVFPVRLIPR
- a CDS encoding TetR/AcrR family transcriptional regulator; amino-acid sequence: MSASGASQDVRRHILDAAHPLLVSKGFTAVGLAEVLAAARVPKGSFYYYFGSKEAFGEAVLDAYFADYQSRMEALLAAPGSSAQRLMAYFQDWLVSQTDASATSRCLVVKLGAEVCDLSESMRAALERGTKGVIDRLERCLDAGREDGSLSAPEPTRALALSLYQTWLGAGLLAKISRDRTPLDTAMADTRRRLGIT
- a CDS encoding TetR/AcrR family transcriptional regulator, with the translated sequence MSSDPRTAILNAAGEVFGRYGFKKASVEDIAKRAGVGKGSIYLHFENKEALFEACAQQEVAASLSELRARLRDAKTPVEQLRVYIRCRMEQNTRSPTGQRIEMATLLELGEAAAHMIPKMMDDETSVLAALIENGVIQGAFHLNNSREVARGMVELITCLGPWMMTSEPDEQSQKALDASFEVFIRGLTVPPLPTS
- a CDS encoding efflux RND transporter periplasmic adaptor subunit — translated: MTKTTLKAAVVVAAVVAGAACGGGKATPPAASAQVVQKPVGVRAVAPAPKLEASVLQATGNVRARQEATLSAEGTGPLTRIAVDVGDPVKKGQVLAQLDATNARLAVNQAKASRAAADAAMEGAKTEVERARTLAQSGSLAKASLDKAEVGYRQAQAQAEQTAAALATAQEALRDATLTAPFDGVITSRSRNEGDYVTPGTAIFGLVNPHALEVRAPVPEALVDRVKVGTLVKGALNPSGAPFEAKVRSLGAVIDPQTRTVEVLADVVPSKGEGPTLRAGALVELDFSGTLATDEAPGQAGLFLPSQAVNARGQQGFVWVVQDGKAQRRDVKVERVLPGYVRVVQGLGIQERVVADASLPLQNGTALQVVQ
- a CDS encoding efflux RND transporter permease subunit yields the protein MLKTFIKHSVFTVMLMAAVVVFGLYAYPRIGVDQYPNVDIPYVTITTLLPGADPASIEENVSKPLEEGLNTLNGVDELNSINLESVSQITIGFKLGTNVDVAAQDVRDRVQATLRSLPAGIETPVVEKFDIGAAPILTLSLTGALPVEELTRVAEDVVKPALQSQAGVGSIDVVGGREREIQVVVDPQRLRGYGLAVGDVSQALAAQSVDLPGGRATQGGRERIVRLTAEAQSVEELGNIIIASPNGTPVRVRDVAAVVDGAQEARGLARSDTGSALALVVRKQSGANTVQVAESVKESLAELNASLPQGVDVKTISDNSTNIRSSISAVQFDMLLGGALSVLIVLVFLRNLRSTLVSAIALPVSVIGTFAVMAMLGFTFNIITMLALTLSIGLLIDDAIVVIENIVRHLEEGKTPMQAALEGTQQIVVAVLAVTLAIVAVFVPVAFMEGMIGQFFYQFGVTVAVAVLISYAVSMTLTPMLSSRLLKGHSHGPTNKVSAAIERVLVGMENGYRRILEGVLRRRGLTLVAAVGVLVLTLGMASFLKFTFIPPADNGAVKVTLELPVGATLEDTERELNHVAAQVRTLEGVKETFSTAGGGTLEEVHKGEVLVNLVPRKERAFDQETFKVRLREALPGRSGVLTSVQDVSDIGGGSRNQEVQFMLRGTDWQQLVASSEKLVATMKTNPNFTDVDSTYRSGKPQFDVKINRERAAQLGVPAAQVGQALRAYLGRDEFMTYREGGETYDVKLRLPEATLASEEALGQLTVRTSGEQLVELRNVADIIPSEGPVQIDRQNQKRQITLLANLAPGYSLGEAMTYLTAQAEETLPAGVEANFAGNAKEMGKTAAAFGMALGLGILLLYMILAAQFGSYIHPFTIMLSLPFALIGAIAALLLSGSALSMFALIGVIMLMGLVVKNGILLVDFTQQLRESGKSAGQALLEAAPVRLRPILMTTIAMVAGMVPVALARGDGAEMRVPMALVIIGGLISSTVLTLVVVPVVYSLLDGVVERFKRRAPATDPVTTPGAAGVQLLEEGSH
- a CDS encoding alpha/beta hydrolase: MPSWQSVLPCLLFVLPTPGAWAAQRKPGEVVIERGSVELEPGKRIAYEMGSLYVPENRKKPDSRLIEVGFARIKAAKPTGAPPVFWLPGGPGLSVLGSLTDNDPATRGKARLWANFSERSADVVVLEQRGYTRRGEMLESTSDALPLEQPGSIHAEAQAMRALAKRAVAEHSGKDLSGYNVGELAADVDALRRALGYKKISLFGGSFGSQWSLAVIRLHPDIVARAVLSGVEPLNNAFDMPSHAFAALQRIAYDADQDAGLAPYRPAGGLMEAVRTLRKRFAQEPVRVEVRDAAGKSQTVVLGLEDLQLALLSHTTEGEQWPAFILSLYHGHYEAWAREVIEQRAASKNKLIGPLIDSSLRTTAEREHQLRTDPAVEFLGAWNFEANFASADDWPTQDIGDEVRKPIASPVPVLFVHGDWDTSTPIENTLGLLPYFPNGHAILTHRGGHDGAFYLLRSEEAASQAVYEFLKTGKMTGLPHHVTLPLPKFPLPAFPPPAGAKAGTATQRP
- a CDS encoding NADP-dependent oxidoreductase, with amino-acid sequence MSQSDVRNRRVVLAARPRGLPTPSHFRIEETAVPTPGEGQVLLRTLYLSLDPYMRPMMNEIPPAYADASVAVGAPMVGGTVNRVVASRNPRFRVGELVLGNAGWQGHALSDGQDLVALGAMKQPSLALGVLGMPGFTAHVGLLDIGEPKAGETVVVAAATGAVGAVVGQVAKLKGARVVGIAGGADKCRYAVEQLGFDVCLDRREPKLAERLAAACPRGIDVYFENVGGAVFEAVVPLLNHHARVPLCGTIASYNEEAPPPGPNLLPMVMSVFQTKRIRAQGLIILDHYGPRYDAFRRDMEAWVAEGRVKLLEDTVDGLENAPGAFIGMLQGKNVGKLVVRVSEG
- a CDS encoding pectate lyase; translation: MPPSTKLLLLPLLSMFACAPTEGPPDGEAQTGEAAQAAVTPLRSKALGRMRNAAKYFHDNVARRGGYAWHHNASNLSERWGDIQLDEEQIMIQSPGTSDVAIAFVEAALADPATPALKTYALDTAMALRHGQVKSGGWRLYADFKPTPTLRACYLNTTASCGCGGCTTTAYDDQVTQNALIAMMRVDQLLGFANADISSASAYARARMETSQYPTHGGFPQGFSAPVAARPALVASYPPSIGTSCGLAQCHANAYTTEYWDDPTLNDNLATAFVEMLYWAQELYPARAATYQSMRAAFGDFLRRAQMPQPQPAWAQQYDGQMQPRWARSWEAPAIAGQESQDVMWALLRLYQLDPSVSANRDAVATALAYLETVDFANDTLIHRYIELDDTAPSNIGFYTVKAGGYPVRFSSAPPTYQNYAWEVPSQLAALRAEYVRLASDTTAMKRSCQQLRYDTAQAVDAAVNNEKWLTTYSPGGPRSGATPGDYLDTSTFVRNLRTLAEFVTRTTTDCTAWNY